The sequence below is a genomic window from bacterium 336/3.
CTGATGAATTTAGTACTGTTTTTACTTCTGCCATATTAATTACAGGTAAGTATTTAGCAAACAAGAAGAAGCAAACAAAGAATAAACCAAAGCTAAATACATAATCTCCGACATCATAAATAGTAGGACGGAAATATACCCAACTTGATGGGATATAATCTCTATGTAATGAGGTTACAATAATTACAAAACGCTCGAACCACATACCAATATTAACAACAATAGAGAGAACAAATGTCCAAATTAGGTTTCTACGAATGCTCTTAAACCAGAATAACTGAGGTGAAATTACGTTACAAGTCATCATTGCCCAATAAGCCCACCAATAAGGTCCAAACATACGGTTTAAGAAAGCATAACTTTCTGCTTCAACACCAGAATACCAAGCAATGAAGAACTCTGTGATATATGCAACCCCTACAATAGAACCCGTTAGCATGACAATTTTATTCATCAAATCTATATGTTCCATTGTAATGTAATCTTCTAATTTATACACAACTCTTGTTACAAGCATGAGTGTAAGTACCATTGCAAAACCAGAGAAAATAGCTCCAGCAACGAAGTAAGGAGGGAAAATAGTTGTATGCCAACCAGGTATTACTGATGTAGCAAAGTCCATACTTACAATAGTGTGTACAGAAAGTACAAGTGGTGTAGAAAGACCCGCTAAAATAAGAGCTACATATTCGTATCTTGCCCAAACTTTAGAGCCGCCTTCCCAGCCAAAGGCTAATATTCCATAAATAAATGCAGAAATAGCTCTTCTATTCTTCTTTTTCTCTGCTCTTTCAGCAGGAGTATCTGTTGCTAATAAAGGATATTGTTCTAAAGTTAATTTTGCTCTATCACGAATAGTTGCTAAGTCAGGAATCAAACCTACATACCAGAAAACTGTTGATACCGTAAGATATGTTGAAATCGCAAATACGTCCCATACAAGTGGTGAGTGGAAATTTACCCACAAAGAACCATAAGTATTAGGAAGAGGAAGAGCCCAATGAGCCAACCAAGTACGCCCCATGTGCATCAAAATGAATGAACCAGCACAAAGTACGGCAAAGATAGTCATAGCTTCAGCTGCTCTGTTAATTGATGTTCTCCATTTTTGGCGGAACAATAAAAGAATTGCTGAGATAAGTGTACCAGCGTGACCAATACCTACCCACCACACGAAGTTGGTAATGTCCCAAGCCCAACCTACAGTCTTATTCAATCCCCAAACACCTATTCCGTACCACCAAGTTGAAGCGAGAGATAGACATCCTATTATAAAAAGTATCACAGAAAAGCCAAAAGCAATGAGCCAACTCATACTTGGTTTTTCCTCCACTCGTTTACAGATGTCTTCAGTGATGTCATGCATCGTTTTGCCACCTGTTACAAGAGGTTCTCTTATGGCTGATGTTACCTGCATAAATATATTTCTGTTAGAATTAGATAAAATGTTAAAAATTAAGCCTTGTTTCTGATTTTTGCTAAATAAGTTACATTAGCCTTCACGTTAATTTCTTCTAATAAGTGATATGCTCTATCATCTTCCAAAACAATATCTTTTTGCTCGTTTTTAGTGATGCCAATTGTTTTAGCGATTCTGCTTTCAGGGTCGTTCATATCTCCAAAAATAATTGCATCAGCAGGGCAAGATTGTTGGCATGCTGTTACTACATCACCATCTTTCACTTTGCGTTTTTCTTTTTTAGCTTCTAACTTACCAGCTTGGATACGTTGCACACAAAGAGAACATTTTTCCATCACCCCACGAGAACGAACTGTTACATCAGGATTTAGAACCATTTTACCCAAATCAGATTGACTCATAAAGTTTACATTTGTAAACTTCTCATCGTTTGTATAGTTGAACCAGTTGAAGCGACGTACTTTGAATGGACAGTTGTTTGCACAATAACGAGTACCAATACAACGGTTATAAGTCATTTGGTTTAAGCCTTCTGAACTGTGTGTTGTAGCAACTACAGGGCATACTGTTTCACAAGGTGCATTGTTACAATGCTGACACATAACAGGCAAGAACACTACTTCTGGGCTTTCTGCTGGGTCTTCCATTTTTTTATACCCACTCACACTCTTGTCTTCAAGACTTGCATCCGTACTATAATAACGGTCAATACGAATCCAATGCATTTCACGGGCATTGATAATTTCAGCTCTACCAACTACAGGAACATTGTTTTCTGTTTGACAAGCTATCACACAAGCTCCACAACCAGTACAAGAGTTTAGGTCGATGGTTAAACCCCACCAATGATTTTTGTTATATGCTTCTTCGTGTCCTTTCCACATGGTTAATTGTGTAGGTTTTTTAGGACCTTCTGATGTATTGATAAAAATATCATACTTTTCACGAATAAGCTTTGGATTTTTGTTATATTCTGTAAGATTAGCCTCTCTCACATGCCCACGACCCATAAGAGTTTGGTGAGTCTGTGTCAATGCCATTTCTACTTTGCCTTCTGCTGGTGTAATAGCTACTTCATAAGCAGCATATAAAATGCTACCATTTTGGAAAGAAGCCATAGGATAAACATTTTGTCCTACACCATTGCCACATTTACCTGTGCTGGTACGTCCATATCCTAATGCAACAGAAATTGTATTTTTTTGCTGACCAGGTTGAACAATTACAGGCAATGTAATAGAGCTACCACCTACCGTAATTTTTACCATGCTACCAGTTTCTACACCTAGTTGAGTAGCATAAGATTTTGAGATTTGTGCGTAGTTATCCCAAGTTGCTTTTGTAATAGGGTCGGGAAACTCTTGTAACCAAGGGTTATTAGCCATTGCACCACTTCCTATACCTATTTTTTGATAAATTGCTAACTCAGTTTTTGCATTATCAGCTTTGTAGGCACTACTTACAGCAGAAAGAGCTCCAGTAGTATCACCTTTAAATGCTACATTTGTAGTAGGCGTAGGTTTTACTTCCTGAGTAGGTTTTGTTTCTTTCTGAGTTGAATCTTTAGGCGTTACAACAGCTGTTACAACTTTTGCATCAGTTTCATAAACACCATCATGTAGTGCTTTCGTCCATGCTTCATTGAAAGCTTGACCTTTTAAAATATTTGCTTTCCAAAAACCTTTTAAAACGTCATAATAGTTATTTTTGCTACCAGCCCAAACTAAGAATGAATCTTGAGCTTGGCGAGTTCCCTCTGGGTAAATTGGAGAAATAGCAGGTTGTGTTAAACTATAATGTCCATTTGTAGGGAACGCATCATTCCATGATTCCAAGTAATTTGTATCAGGAGTGATGAATTTACATAATTTAGAAGTTTCATCTATTCTATCAGAGAAAGAAATACTTACAGCTACATTCTTAAGGGCATCTGCTATTTCTTTACCTTTAGGATAATCATAAACAGGATTTGTTCCATAGAAAATTACTGCACCTACACTACCACCTTTCAAATCTTCTACAAATTTAGCCATCTCTTCATCATTGCCTTGCTTTGTATAGTTTGCTTGACCAACATTAAGTGTTGAACCATAGTTAGTTAAGGCATCATTGATAGCATTGACAAGTATTTGTACATTTACATCATTAGAACCACAAACAACCAAAGAGCGTCCTTTTTGAGCTTTTAAGTCATCCGCAGCTTTCTTGATCTTCTCTGCAATATTTTTATCTGTGATAGAGCTTGTTCCGCCTCCTACAATTTCGTTATAAAGTTGAGCAACTACCAATCCTTCTTGAGAAGGGCGAATAACTACACGGTGGTCTGCATTAGCTCCTGTTAAAGATAAACCTGTTTCAAACTGATAATGTCTTGACATGGTTTTCTTTTCTTTGCTAAGCTTTCTTCCTTGTGTATATTGACGGCTATATTCGATAGAAGCCAACCAAGTACCTAAGAAATCAGCGTTGATACTTACAATTGTTTCAGCTTTGCTGAAATCGTAAGTAGGTAATGCGTATGTTCCAAAAGATTTTTCATTTGCTTTTAAGATACCATAAGCAGAAACTGCATCGTAGCTTACATGCTTAGTAGAAGGATACTTTTTAGCAAATTCAGCAATTACAGACTTCGTAGAAGGGCTAATAATTGTGTTGCTGACAATATAAATTGTTCCATTTGTACCTTGAAGAGCTGATAAAATTTTTGAATCTATAGATTCTTTACTTGCTTTTTTACCACCTTCCATGAAAGAATTTAATCTTTCTAAATCGTAAAGATTTAATACTGAAGATTGTACTCTTGCAGATGTACCACCTTTTGTAACCTTAGAAAGTGTATTTCCTTCAATTTTGATAGGACGACCTTCACGAGTTTTTACTAAAATGCTACAATACTCACCATCTTGGAAGTATGTACTTGCATAATAGTTAGGGATACTTGGGTCAATATCTTCTGGTTTATTGAGATAAGGGATAGCTTTTTTCACAGGAGCCTCGCAAGCAGCTAAAGAAACTG
It includes:
- a CDS encoding hydrogenase: MQVTSAIREPLVTGGKTMHDITEDICKRVEEKPSMSWLIAFGFSVILFIIGCLSLASTWWYGIGVWGLNKTVGWAWDITNFVWWVGIGHAGTLISAILLLFRQKWRTSINRAAEAMTIFAVLCAGSFILMHMGRTWLAHWALPLPNTYGSLWVNFHSPLVWDVFAISTYLTVSTVFWYVGLIPDLATIRDRAKLTLEQYPLLATDTPAERAEKKKNRRAISAFIYGILAFGWEGGSKVWARYEYVALILAGLSTPLVLSVHTIVSMDFATSVIPGWHTTIFPPYFVAGAIFSGFAMVLTLMLVTRVVYKLEDYITMEHIDLMNKIVMLTGSIVGVAYITEFFIAWYSGVEAESYAFLNRMFGPYWWAYWAMMTCNVISPQLFWFKSIRRNLIWTFVLSIVVNIGMWFERFVIIVTSLHRDYIPSSWVYFRPTIYDVGDYVFSFGLFFVCFFLFAKYLPVINMAEVKTVLNSSDEYAKKVAEEKLKKQDVLQS
- a CDS encoding molybdopterin oxidoreductase, whose protein sequence is MENKKIYWKGFEELTNDLEFVKKAEKEFPDFLPIAEKDEDNNTSRRDFLKLMGFGMAAVSLAACEAPVKKAIPYLNKPEDIDPSIPNYYASTYFQDGEYCSILVKTREGRPIKIEGNTLSKVTKGGTSARVQSSVLNLYDLERLNSFMEGGKKASKESIDSKILSALQGTNGTIYIVSNTIISPSTKSVIAEFAKKYPSTKHVSYDAVSAYGILKANEKSFGTYALPTYDFSKAETIVSINADFLGTWLASIEYSRQYTQGRKLSKEKKTMSRHYQFETGLSLTGANADHRVVIRPSQEGLVVAQLYNEIVGGGTSSITDKNIAEKIKKAADDLKAQKGRSLVVCGSNDVNVQILVNAINDALTNYGSTLNVGQANYTKQGNDEEMAKFVEDLKGGSVGAVIFYGTNPVYDYPKGKEIADALKNVAVSISFSDRIDETSKLCKFITPDTNYLESWNDAFPTNGHYSLTQPAISPIYPEGTRQAQDSFLVWAGSKNNYYDVLKGFWKANILKGQAFNEAWTKALHDGVYETDAKVVTAVVTPKDSTQKETKPTQEVKPTPTTNVAFKGDTTGALSAVSSAYKADNAKTELAIYQKIGIGSGAMANNPWLQEFPDPITKATWDNYAQISKSYATQLGVETGSMVKITVGGSSITLPVIVQPGQQKNTISVALGYGRTSTGKCGNGVGQNVYPMASFQNGSILYAAYEVAITPAEGKVEMALTQTHQTLMGRGHVREANLTEYNKNPKLIREKYDIFINTSEGPKKPTQLTMWKGHEEAYNKNHWWGLTIDLNSCTGCGACVIACQTENNVPVVGRAEIINAREMHWIRIDRYYSTDASLEDKSVSGYKKMEDPAESPEVVFLPVMCQHCNNAPCETVCPVVATTHSSEGLNQMTYNRCIGTRYCANNCPFKVRRFNWFNYTNDEKFTNVNFMSQSDLGKMVLNPDVTVRSRGVMEKCSLCVQRIQAGKLEAKKEKRKVKDGDVVTACQQSCPADAIIFGDMNDPESRIAKTIGITKNEQKDIVLEDDRAYHLLEEINVKANVTYLAKIRNKA